One Psychrobacillus glaciei genomic region harbors:
- a CDS encoding C40 family peptidase: protein MNKWSSKLAAVTVGTTVLLTSVGQASAATYTVKSGDSLDKIGKANNISYKTIMNTNKLTSTLIFPGQQLIIGENQTTTTSPPSSMTTYTVKSGDSLSKIGSQYGVSTKTIMEWNNLSSTLIQIGQKLVVNGSTTSITNSTSNPSDSTNTTTYTVKSGDSLSKIGSQYGVASKTLIEWNNLSSTLIHIGQKLVVKSSTTSTTNLTTNSSNSSNTSTYTVKSGDSLSKIGSQFGISSKTIMEVNNLSSTAISVGQKLIISGATTSSSSTSTSSSVGNNIVSVAKQYLGAKYVFDGASPNGFDCSGFITYVYNKAGISTSRLSAAGFYNASTPISKPKIGDLVFFSNTYKSGISHIGIYIGDNKMIAASGYFVQISDIDGAYWENHFTGFGRLS, encoded by the coding sequence ATGAATAAATGGTCTTCAAAGCTAGCAGCGGTAACAGTAGGAACAACTGTCTTATTAACATCTGTTGGACAAGCTTCAGCAGCTACATATACAGTAAAATCAGGCGATTCATTAGATAAGATAGGAAAAGCAAATAACATTTCATATAAAACAATTATGAATACAAACAAATTAACATCTACTTTAATTTTTCCTGGACAACAATTAATTATTGGTGAAAATCAAACAACCACTACTTCACCTCCAAGTTCTATGACTACATATACAGTAAAATCAGGAGATTCATTATCTAAAATTGGCAGTCAATATGGTGTTTCAACTAAAACAATAATGGAATGGAATAATTTATCTTCAACTCTAATACAAATTGGACAGAAACTTGTAGTTAATGGTTCTACTACTTCAATAACAAATTCAACATCGAATCCATCTGATTCAACTAATACAACTACATATACAGTGAAATCAGGAGATTCATTATCTAAAATTGGTAGTCAGTATGGTGTTGCATCTAAAACATTAATAGAATGGAATAATTTATCTTCAACTCTCATACATATTGGACAGAAACTAGTAGTTAAAAGTTCTACGACTTCAACAACAAATTTAACAACGAATTCATCTAATTCAAGTAATACGTCTACATATACAGTAAAATCAGGAGATTCATTATCTAAAATTGGTAGTCAATTTGGCATTTCGTCTAAAACAATAATGGAAGTAAATAACTTGTCTTCTACAGCAATCTCTGTTGGGCAAAAATTAATTATTAGCGGCGCAACTACCTCAAGTAGTTCAACTTCAACTAGTTCATCAGTTGGTAATAATATTGTTTCAGTTGCAAAACAATATCTAGGCGCAAAATATGTTTTCGATGGAGCATCACCAAATGGCTTTGACTGCTCAGGTTTTATTACTTATGTTTATAATAAAGCAGGTATTTCAACTTCTCGTTTATCAGCAGCAGGATTCTACAATGCATCAACACCAATATCTAAACCAAAAATTGGAGACTTAGTATTCTTTAGCAATACATATAAATCCGGGATTTCACATATCGGTATATATATTGGCGATAACAAAATGATTGCTGCAAGTGGTTATTTCGTACAAATTAGCGATATAGACGGAGCATATTGGGAAAATCACTTCACAGGTTTTGGTCGTTTAAGCTGA